TTTATTTTATATCTAAAAAGTCGAAATAGTTCTAATATCGAGATTGTTAGTGAAATTCCAACGCCTTCTTCCAAAGCAATTCTGCGACTCGATAATGGAAAAGTTATCGAGCTTGATTCCGCGAAATCTGGGCTTCTGATAGATAACGGTTTATCCTATGTCGATGGAACATCTGTTGGCAATGACTCCGAACTATCAAACACTGTGATGCTCAGTTTGGAGGTTCCGAAAGGAGGTAACTATCATCTTGTTTTAGGCGACGGAACAAAGGTTTGGTTAAACTCGGGGAGTGTGTTGAAGTATCCTTTGAAGTTTAAAAACCAGGAGCGATTAGTAGAGCTGTCAGGGGAAGGGTATTTCGAAGTTTCTACGAGGGTCCATACAGACCTTTCAGATCAAGAGCAGGTTCGGACACCGTTCTTAATACATACAAAAAGACAAATTATAGAAGTGCTAGGCACAGCTTTCAATGTAGAAGCTTATGCTGACGATAAACTTGAGAAAACAAGTTTAGTACATGGTAGAGTCCGTGTTAGGGAAGTACTTAGATCTTCGGAAAAATTAAATCTAATTCCAGGAGAGCAGTCGATTATTAGCGATTCATCTATCGAGAAGACGCAATTTAATCCAGACGACATTTTAGGATGGAAGGATAATAAGTTCATTTTCAACAATACTGACTTGAGTCAAGCATTGAAAGTATTGAGTAGATGGTATGATTTCGATGTTCTTTATGAAGGCGAGGTGCCCCAATCTCAATTTTATGCAGAAATCAATCGTTCCAATAAATTAACCACAGTACTAAAAACACTAGAAAAAGGAGGTGTAAAATTCAGAATGGAAAAACAAGATAACCGCTTTCGGTTAGTAGTTAAGAAATAATGGATTAAAAATGAGTCCAAATAGTGCTGCTACACTATTTGGACGTGATTTAAATC
The DNA window shown above is from Sphingobacterium hotanense and carries:
- a CDS encoding FecR family protein, producing the protein MYNLDEILSLLQKRIDGSITEEESTILECYASSNPYFQRVLEKIGEDGVLWDDLVEKLELEKSDKESWEERLRIQTLGKVREQEFKVFPNKFKRISWLRIASLLLVTLSISTLFILYLKSRNSSNIEIVSEIPTPSSKAILRLDNGKVIELDSAKSGLLIDNGLSYVDGTSVGNDSELSNTVMLSLEVPKGGNYHLVLGDGTKVWLNSGSVLKYPLKFKNQERLVELSGEGYFEVSTRVHTDLSDQEQVRTPFLIHTKRQIIEVLGTAFNVEAYADDKLEKTSLVHGRVRVREVLRSSEKLNLIPGEQSIISDSSIEKTQFNPDDILGWKDNKFIFNNTDLSQALKVLSRWYDFDVLYEGEVPQSQFYAEINRSNKLTTVLKTLEKGGVKFRMEKQDNRFRLVVKK